The following are from one region of the Xylanibacillus composti genome:
- a CDS encoding GbsR/MarR family transcriptional regulator, producing MENSELEQLSDEARARLVKARQRVIESIGKNMDLYGVTLSVGHLYGNMFFRNGPVTLDEMVETMGLSKTSVSTGMRTLNDLKMIHKVWGKGVRKDLYEVEPDWYQTFADFFVIKWRKSIEMNLQSLQKSRREMETLLAEYTDNKELQEILRMDIEKIVNAVEYYDWLDRLIDALESGEIFKLVPKSTDA from the coding sequence ATGGAGAATAGCGAATTGGAGCAACTATCCGATGAAGCCAGAGCACGGCTGGTCAAGGCAAGACAGCGGGTCATTGAGTCTATCGGCAAAAACATGGACTTATACGGCGTGACGCTATCTGTCGGTCATTTGTATGGCAACATGTTTTTCCGCAATGGACCGGTCACCTTGGACGAGATGGTAGAAACAATGGGGTTGAGCAAAACAAGCGTCAGTACCGGTATGCGCACCTTGAATGACCTCAAAATGATCCACAAGGTGTGGGGCAAGGGAGTGCGCAAGGATTTGTATGAAGTCGAGCCGGATTGGTACCAGACCTTCGCTGATTTCTTCGTCATCAAATGGCGCAAATCCATAGAGATGAACTTGCAATCCCTGCAGAAATCGAGACGGGAAATGGAAACGCTTCTTGCGGAATACACGGACAACAAGGAGCTGCAAGAAATTCTGCGCATGGATATTGAGAAGATTGTGAACGCAGTAGAATATTACGATTGGCTGGACCGCTTGATCGATGCTCTCGAATCGGGAGAGATTTTCAAGCTGGTGCCGAAGTCGACCGATGCATAG
- the proV gene encoding glycine betaine/L-proline ABC transporter ATP-binding protein ProV, which yields MPIIEVKGLTKIFGPNPKRAIAMLAKGLNKDRIYHETKLTVGVNQATFSIEEGEIFVIMGLSGSGKSTLVRLLNRLIEPTDGQVLIKGKDIVKMSKEQLREVRRKQISMVFQKFALFPHRTVLENTEYGLEIQGIDKNERRQRAMEALELVGLKNWENSKPDQLSGGMQQRVGLARGLANDPDVLLMDEAFSALDPLIRKDMQDELLELQARMKKTIVFITHDLDEALRIGDRIALMKDGAIVQIGTPEEIMTNPANEYVERFVEDVDLSKVLTASHVMKRPVTIAPDRGPRVALQFMKEHGVSNVYVVDGSRKLLGAVTAEDASRAVKENKTLTDILIKDIPTVSADTVLHELFDQVSQAKVPLAVQDENGRLSGIVIRGAVLAALAGSTDLEVGS from the coding sequence ATGCCCATTATCGAGGTGAAGGGATTAACGAAAATATTCGGCCCCAACCCGAAGCGAGCAATAGCTATGCTGGCCAAGGGCTTGAACAAGGACCGGATTTATCACGAAACAAAGTTGACCGTAGGCGTCAACCAAGCCACCTTTTCGATTGAGGAGGGCGAAATCTTCGTTATTATGGGCTTGTCCGGCAGTGGCAAGTCTACCTTGGTTCGCCTGCTGAATCGGCTCATTGAGCCTACAGACGGTCAGGTGCTGATCAAGGGCAAGGATATTGTGAAGATGTCCAAGGAACAGCTGCGCGAGGTTCGCCGCAAGCAAATCAGCATGGTGTTCCAGAAGTTCGCGCTCTTTCCTCACCGAACCGTACTGGAGAATACGGAGTACGGCTTGGAGATTCAGGGGATCGACAAAAACGAGCGGCGACAGCGGGCTATGGAGGCGTTGGAGCTTGTCGGCTTGAAAAACTGGGAGAACAGCAAGCCCGACCAGCTGAGCGGCGGCATGCAACAGCGGGTTGGTCTGGCCCGCGGCTTGGCGAACGACCCGGACGTGCTGCTAATGGACGAAGCGTTCAGCGCGCTCGATCCATTAATTCGCAAGGATATGCAGGACGAATTGCTGGAGCTGCAGGCGCGCATGAAGAAGACGATCGTCTTCATCACGCATGACCTGGATGAAGCGCTTCGCATCGGGGACCGCATCGCGCTTATGAAGGACGGGGCTATCGTCCAAATTGGCACGCCGGAAGAAATCATGACCAATCCGGCTAATGAGTATGTGGAGCGGTTCGTTGAGGATGTGGATCTATCCAAGGTCCTGACCGCATCCCATGTCATGAAGCGTCCCGTTACGATTGCCCCGGACCGCGGGCCGCGGGTGGCTCTGCAATTCATGAAGGAACACGGCGTTTCCAACGTGTATGTGGTGGACGGCTCGCGCAAACTGCTCGGAGCCGTTACCGCTGAAGATGCTTCTCGGGCAGTGAAGGAGAACAAAACCTTGACTGACATCCTCATTAAGGATATTCCCACTGTTTCTGCAGATACCGTCCTGCATGAGCTGTTCGACCAAGTGAGCCAGGCGAAGGTGCCGCTCGCCGTACAGGATGAGAACGGACGGCTCAGCGGCATTGTGATCCGCGGCGCCGTGCTGGCAGCGCTGGCTGGAAGCACTGATCTGGAGGTGGGGTCATGA
- a CDS encoding ABC transporter permease, with amino-acid sequence MSIPKIPLSHWVDQFVDWLGKHVSPLFDLIKAVIGFTVDSFEWALTVMPALVVIVIFTVLAYAAARIRVALFTLLGFLLIWNLGYWDVTMQTLALVLTAAIISIVLGVPLGILCASNNRVQAVVTPVLDFMQTMPAFVYLLPAVSFFSLGMVPGVVASVIFAIPPTIRLTNLGIRQVPKDLTEAADAFGSTPMQKLVKLEIPLAVPTIMAGINQTIMLSLSMVVIASMIGAQGVGVNVLRAVTQTQVGVGFEAGLAVVILAVVLDRVTQSLVQNKRSGSK; translated from the coding sequence ATGAGTATACCGAAAATCCCGCTCTCCCACTGGGTAGATCAGTTCGTCGATTGGCTGGGCAAGCATGTGTCGCCGCTCTTTGACCTGATTAAAGCGGTTATCGGCTTTACTGTAGACAGCTTCGAGTGGGCCCTGACGGTCATGCCTGCATTGGTCGTCATTGTGATCTTTACCGTTCTTGCTTATGCAGCCGCTCGGATCCGAGTAGCCTTGTTCACTTTACTGGGCTTTCTGCTAATTTGGAATTTGGGTTACTGGGATGTGACCATGCAAACGTTGGCTCTTGTGCTGACGGCTGCCATTATCTCTATCGTCTTGGGGGTTCCGCTCGGCATCCTGTGTGCCAGCAATAATCGCGTGCAGGCCGTCGTTACTCCTGTGCTTGACTTCATGCAGACGATGCCGGCCTTTGTATACTTACTGCCAGCTGTGTCGTTCTTTTCGCTCGGAATGGTGCCGGGGGTTGTGGCCTCTGTCATTTTCGCGATTCCGCCAACTATTCGTCTGACGAATCTAGGCATCCGCCAGGTTCCGAAGGACTTGACGGAAGCGGCTGACGCATTCGGCTCGACGCCGATGCAGAAGCTGGTCAAGCTGGAAATACCTCTGGCGGTGCCAACTATCATGGCCGGCATTAACCAAACCATTATGCTGTCCCTGTCGATGGTCGTCATTGCCTCGATGATCGGGGCGCAGGGTGTAGGCGTCAACGTGCTTCGCGCCGTCACCCAAACTCAAGTAGGCGTAGGCTTTGAGGCCGGATTGGCCGTTGTTATATTAGCGGTTGTGCTCGACCGCGTTACCCAAAGCTTAGTACAAAACAAAAGGAGTGGTTCGAAGTGA
- a CDS encoding glycine betaine ABC transporter substrate-binding protein produces MKKSLTLMLSVVFLFSLVLAGCSGGEDKKQIKLAYVAWDSEIASTNVVKTVLEEKLGYEVEMLQVDAGPMWQGVSDGSADAMVAAWLPGTHQSYYERFEGQFEDLGANLEGAAIGLVVPTYVEANSIEDLADPAVAELFGGEIIGIEPGAGVMTATENAIEAYGLDLTLVNSSSAAMAQELQKAYDEQRAIAVTGWTPHWKFAKMDLKYLEDPQGVFGEAEHINTIVRQGLAEDMPDAYKLLDQFNWSPDDMAAVMVAIQEGTDPEAAAKAWVDANEDKVNAWLEGVE; encoded by the coding sequence GTGAAGAAAAGTTTAACCCTGATGCTCAGTGTGGTATTCCTGTTCTCTCTCGTATTGGCAGGTTGTTCCGGCGGCGAGGACAAGAAACAGATCAAGCTCGCTTACGTGGCGTGGGATTCCGAAATTGCCAGCACGAACGTAGTCAAGACTGTATTGGAAGAGAAGCTGGGCTATGAAGTAGAGATGCTGCAGGTTGACGCTGGTCCAATGTGGCAAGGCGTTTCGGACGGCAGTGCGGACGCGATGGTAGCGGCTTGGCTGCCAGGCACGCATCAATCTTATTATGAGCGTTTTGAAGGACAATTCGAAGATCTGGGAGCGAACCTGGAGGGCGCGGCCATCGGCCTGGTCGTTCCGACTTACGTAGAAGCGAATTCGATTGAGGACTTGGCTGATCCGGCCGTAGCCGAACTGTTCGGCGGCGAAATCATCGGCATCGAGCCAGGCGCAGGCGTCATGACCGCAACCGAGAACGCGATTGAAGCGTATGGTCTGGATCTGACACTGGTGAACAGCTCCTCCGCAGCCATGGCTCAAGAGTTGCAAAAAGCCTATGACGAGCAAAGAGCTATAGCCGTAACAGGCTGGACGCCTCACTGGAAGTTCGCCAAGATGGACCTGAAGTATCTGGAAGACCCGCAGGGCGTATTTGGGGAAGCGGAGCATATCAACACGATTGTCCGTCAAGGACTTGCCGAAGATATGCCCGACGCCTACAAGCTCCTGGACCAATTCAACTGGTCCCCGGATGATATGGCCGCAGTAATGGTCGCCATCCAGGAAGGCACGGATCCTGAGGCAGCGGCCAAAGCATGGGTCGATGCCAATGAAGACAAAGTCAACGCTTGGCTCGAAGGCGTTGAGTAA
- the nagA gene encoding N-acetylglucosamine-6-phosphate deacetylase, with translation MNQQFGGRQRFANGKVFLDGVWRTGLDVIAADGIVTEIVEAQTEQHGHIASGHAERRASVDAECRIDLQGRMLIPGFIDLHVHGGGGFDVTSGTAADVAKAARFHASKGTTSWLPTTMTAERAVTEQAVQNIRQAMLSGTGGAEIVGIHLEGPFLNPARCGAQPVDRMRMPSQEELDTYLRLSDHQVRLITIAPELPDALAVIRYARSRGITVSIGHSDATYEQVRAAVAAGASHVTHLFNGMRPLHHREPGVAGAALMLDALTVELICDGIHVRPELIDYVFRTKPQEKIVLITDAIEACGCAEGRYQLGGQEVDVRHGEVRLATTQDLAGSMLTMDQALRNAVQFSGLPLASVLPMLTAHPARQIGIADRKGSIAPGKDADLVVLNDKLEVEAVYVRGKQVSASPN, from the coding sequence GTGAACCAGCAATTTGGGGGCAGACAGCGATTTGCGAATGGCAAAGTTTTTTTGGATGGCGTATGGCGAACGGGGCTGGATGTGATTGCGGCCGACGGCATCGTCACAGAAATTGTTGAAGCGCAGACGGAACAGCATGGACACATCGCATCGGGACATGCAGAACGGCGAGCAAGCGTGGATGCCGAGTGCCGGATCGATCTGCAAGGCCGCATGCTTATTCCGGGTTTTATCGACTTGCATGTGCACGGCGGGGGCGGATTCGATGTAACGAGCGGAACGGCAGCCGATGTGGCGAAGGCCGCCAGGTTTCATGCGAGCAAGGGGACGACGTCCTGGCTGCCGACGACAATGACGGCCGAACGCGCCGTTACTGAACAGGCTGTGCAAAACATACGACAGGCCATGCTGAGCGGCACGGGCGGCGCGGAAATCGTCGGCATTCACCTCGAGGGTCCGTTCCTCAATCCTGCGCGATGCGGGGCGCAGCCCGTGGACCGTATGCGCATGCCCTCGCAGGAGGAATTGGATACGTACCTGCGCTTGTCGGACCATCAGGTGCGCTTGATCACGATCGCGCCGGAGCTGCCCGATGCGCTGGCCGTTATCCGCTATGCGCGTTCACGCGGTATCACCGTGTCTATCGGCCATTCCGATGCAACGTATGAGCAGGTGCGCGCAGCAGTGGCGGCAGGGGCTTCTCACGTGACGCACCTTTTCAACGGCATGCGCCCGCTGCATCACCGCGAGCCCGGTGTTGCGGGTGCTGCGCTCATGCTGGATGCGCTCACTGTGGAACTGATCTGTGACGGGATTCACGTGCGGCCAGAGCTGATCGATTATGTGTTCCGCACGAAGCCGCAGGAAAAAATCGTGCTCATAACCGATGCAATAGAGGCATGCGGCTGCGCCGAAGGACGCTATCAACTGGGCGGACAAGAGGTGGATGTCCGGCATGGCGAGGTCCGGCTTGCGACGACCCAGGATTTGGCCGGCAGCATGCTGACCATGGATCAAGCGCTGCGCAATGCAGTCCAGTTCAGCGGACTGCCGCTTGCATCTGTCCTGCCGATGCTTACGGCTCATCCCGCCCGGCAAATCGGCATCGCTGACCGCAAAGGATCGATCGCCCCCGGCAAAGACGCCGATCTCGTCGTATTGAACGACAAACTGGAAGTAGAAGCCGTATACGTACGAGGCAAACAGGTGAGCGCCTCTCCCAATTAA
- the nagB gene encoding glucosamine-6-phosphate deaminase gives MRWVVLDSKEAVGIAAADQISRLLQEKPTCVLGLATGGTPLGTYRELIRRHQTGELEMSRVTTFNLDEYYGLDRDHPQSYWQYMQEHLFRSLPIPEERIHMPPGKPEQVEASCLEYEQEIEQAGGIDLQLLGIGANGHIGFNEPAESLQPATHLAKLAESTVQANARFFASPEEVPQYAITMGIGTIMKAKRIVLLATGEAKAEILSKLYTSPITTRLPASMLHMHPHVTILADREAGSLLPFVQEGIPTDTLS, from the coding sequence ATGAGATGGGTGGTGCTGGACAGCAAGGAGGCCGTGGGCATTGCTGCGGCCGATCAAATCTCGCGGCTGCTGCAGGAAAAGCCAACGTGTGTGCTCGGTTTGGCCACGGGCGGCACACCGCTTGGCACCTACCGAGAACTGATCCGTCGCCATCAAACGGGTGAATTGGAGATGTCCCGCGTGACGACCTTCAATCTCGATGAGTACTATGGGCTGGACCGCGATCATCCGCAGAGCTACTGGCAGTACATGCAGGAGCACTTGTTCCGCAGCTTGCCCATCCCGGAAGAGCGGATTCATATGCCTCCGGGCAAGCCGGAGCAAGTGGAGGCCAGCTGTCTGGAGTATGAGCAAGAGATTGAGCAAGCAGGAGGAATAGACCTCCAGCTCTTGGGCATCGGGGCGAATGGGCATATCGGGTTTAATGAGCCGGCTGAGTCGCTGCAGCCTGCGACGCATCTGGCCAAACTGGCCGAAAGCACTGTTCAGGCGAATGCCCGTTTTTTCGCTAGTCCGGAAGAGGTTCCGCAGTATGCCATAACGATGGGAATCGGCACCATTATGAAGGCGAAGCGGATCGTGCTGCTGGCAACTGGCGAGGCCAAGGCAGAGATTCTGTCTAAACTTTATACTTCGCCTATTACGACGAGGTTACCGGCTTCCATGCTGCATATGCACCCGCATGTTACGATATTGGCGGATCGGGAAGCGGGCAGCCTGCTGCCGTTCGTGCAGGAAGGGATACCCACTGATACGCTATCATGA
- the nagZ gene encoding beta-N-acetylhexosaminidase produces the protein MRSLTSMTLEEKVGQLLICGFAGTEPPAGMLRFIRERKPGGIIYFRRNIASAGQLRSLSDQLQQAAKGADAPPLFIAIDQEGGMVARWDQDAALMPGNMAIGATRRASYAYEAANATGRQLREVGINVNFAPCVDVNNNPANPVIGVRSFGADPDMVAEFGAAAVRGYQEAGVSAAAKHFPGHGDTDIDSHLDLPIIPHAMERLHHVELKPFAEAVRAGTDMIMTAHVVFQALEGNEAVPATLSPRVLDGLLRGQLQFQGIIITDCLEMKAISDGVGVAEGAVRAVEAGADIVLVSHTIARQEEALDALLHAVRSGRMSESRIDASVQRILDLKQKRIAAGTASPPDIPKVFEVNAPAFQKLARSICRDSVTLVRHEGVLPLDSAKSVYVVWPEVTASTEVVEAVEQEMTLGQALQEHLPRVAEDRIALEPGDAELARVLERSQQYEQVVVATYHAGAIGRQGELVRRLMAERLGRGVVVVAVRNPYDLLAFPDVPAYLAVYENRPQMMEALAEVLVGKHSPSGRLPVQLMDQYPIGWGLSYGDGLP, from the coding sequence ATGCGAAGCTTGACGTCGATGACGCTCGAAGAGAAGGTTGGCCAACTGTTGATTTGCGGCTTTGCAGGCACGGAGCCGCCGGCCGGCATGCTGCGCTTCATTCGCGAGAGGAAGCCGGGCGGCATCATCTATTTCCGCCGCAATATTGCCTCGGCGGGGCAGCTGCGCAGCTTGTCGGACCAGCTGCAGCAGGCTGCCAAGGGAGCGGATGCCCCGCCGTTGTTCATTGCCATTGATCAGGAGGGCGGCATGGTTGCCCGCTGGGATCAGGATGCGGCGCTGATGCCGGGCAATATGGCGATCGGCGCAACACGGCGGGCGAGCTATGCGTATGAAGCAGCCAATGCAACGGGTCGGCAGCTGCGCGAAGTCGGGATTAATGTGAACTTCGCGCCTTGCGTGGATGTGAACAACAACCCGGCCAATCCGGTGATCGGGGTGCGCTCTTTCGGCGCTGATCCGGACATGGTAGCAGAGTTCGGCGCGGCAGCGGTTCGCGGTTATCAGGAAGCGGGCGTGTCAGCGGCAGCGAAGCATTTTCCCGGCCATGGGGACACGGACATCGATTCCCATCTCGATTTGCCGATTATTCCGCATGCCATGGAGCGGCTGCATCATGTGGAGCTGAAACCGTTCGCCGAGGCGGTTCGAGCAGGGACGGATATGATCATGACCGCGCATGTCGTCTTTCAAGCATTGGAAGGGAATGAGGCTGTCCCCGCCACACTCTCGCCCCGCGTGCTGGACGGTCTGCTGCGCGGTCAGCTGCAGTTCCAAGGCATTATCATTACGGATTGTCTTGAAATGAAGGCCATTTCCGATGGAGTCGGCGTGGCTGAAGGCGCAGTGCGCGCAGTGGAAGCGGGGGCGGACATCGTTCTGGTGAGCCATACGATTGCGCGGCAAGAGGAAGCGCTGGACGCGCTGCTGCACGCGGTGCGCTCCGGGCGGATGAGCGAGTCGCGCATCGACGCTTCCGTGCAGCGCATCCTGGATTTGAAGCAGAAGCGGATTGCTGCTGGCACCGCCTCTCCGCCAGACATTCCAAAGGTTTTCGAGGTGAATGCTCCCGCTTTTCAAAAGTTAGCCCGCAGCATATGCCGGGACAGCGTCACGCTTGTTCGCCATGAAGGCGTACTGCCCTTGGATTCTGCAAAATCGGTCTATGTCGTGTGGCCGGAAGTGACTGCGAGCACAGAGGTGGTCGAAGCGGTGGAGCAAGAAATGACGCTTGGGCAAGCGTTGCAGGAGCATCTTCCGCGAGTAGCGGAGGACCGAATTGCGCTGGAACCCGGCGATGCGGAACTGGCTCGCGTGCTTGAACGAAGCCAGCAGTATGAGCAAGTTGTCGTGGCTACCTACCATGCCGGAGCGATTGGCCGTCAAGGTGAGCTGGTACGTCGGTTAATGGCTGAACGGCTTGGCAGGGGCGTGGTTGTTGTGGCGGTTCGCAATCCTTATGACCTCCTCGCTTTTCCAGATGTCCCGGCCTATTTGGCTGTTTATGAGAATCGCCCGCAGATGATGGAGGCCTTGGCGGAAGTGCTTGTCGGCAAGCACAGCCCATCCGGTCGTCTGCCGGTACAGCTAATGGATCAGTATCCGATTGGATGGGGACTCTCCTATGGAGACGGTCTGCCATGA
- a CDS encoding response regulator, translating into MWLKALLIDDEKPILNHLHTGFPWEEWRIEVIGLARNGNEALALVERHHPDLVLCDIRMPVIDGLEFLQQIREQGETAEVIMITGYEDFDYARTALKYQAAEYLLKPIDYEELARCVQRLAGRIREERSAEQDARRRWDRLTAAAYEKLLFDALLGHGSVPSSLVLPEGAELLENQSLWLLLVDIDSYSQREHAGAEQQRKLANFTVNNIVSEAWEDRPCAVLQLREGEFSLVHQDEGGLTVEALAERAQSLRDAVLHYAKVSVHIALYPEPVSSDFLASAYRKLQSFLHLSASGKGVAVYERPARPFEAEEALWAAVEELAGGLKLADRVQTEQALRRWTELLQVMSGEGEKAAESMVHYVAIHLLRELKNMHLLGAEQEEQIWTRMADSRGLKDVLQLVEAMIRDCLAHTSSQKSSELLMHAATDYIDRHLTRDLGMEEVADHLGISCSYFSMLFKQHTGMTFVEYITAGRMELAKSMLCHTDKSIAQVGALSGYADRRYFTKVFHKYVGVTPREWKEHAIPRK; encoded by the coding sequence ATGTGGTTGAAGGCATTGCTGATTGATGACGAAAAGCCTATTCTGAATCATCTGCACACCGGTTTTCCTTGGGAGGAATGGCGGATTGAGGTGATCGGTCTAGCCCGCAACGGGAATGAGGCGCTGGCGCTCGTCGAACGCCACCATCCGGATTTGGTGCTGTGTGATATCCGCATGCCTGTGATCGACGGTCTGGAGTTTCTTCAACAGATCCGCGAGCAAGGCGAGACTGCCGAGGTCATCATGATTACCGGTTACGAGGATTTCGACTACGCGCGCACCGCTCTGAAGTATCAGGCGGCGGAATATTTGCTGAAGCCCATCGACTATGAGGAGCTGGCGCGTTGTGTGCAGCGGCTGGCCGGACGCATTCGTGAAGAACGGAGCGCGGAACAGGACGCGCGCCGCAGATGGGACCGCCTGACTGCTGCTGCCTACGAGAAGCTGCTGTTCGATGCGCTGCTCGGCCATGGCTCTGTGCCAAGCAGCCTGGTGCTGCCCGAAGGCGCGGAGCTGCTCGAGAACCAGAGCTTGTGGCTGCTGCTTGTTGATATAGACAGCTATTCGCAGCGGGAGCACGCAGGTGCGGAGCAACAGAGAAAGCTGGCGAATTTCACTGTGAATAATATAGTGTCGGAAGCTTGGGAGGACCGTCCCTGCGCGGTGCTGCAGCTGAGAGAAGGAGAGTTTAGCCTGGTGCATCAGGATGAGGGTGGCCTGACGGTTGAAGCGCTGGCGGAGCGGGCCCAATCCTTGAGGGACGCAGTGCTTCACTATGCCAAGGTGTCCGTGCATATCGCGCTTTACCCTGAGCCCGTGAGCAGCGACTTTCTCGCTTCGGCATATCGCAAGCTGCAAAGCTTCCTGCATCTGAGCGCGAGCGGTAAGGGGGTGGCCGTGTACGAGAGGCCGGCTCGTCCGTTCGAAGCGGAGGAGGCGTTGTGGGCGGCAGTTGAAGAGCTGGCTGGCGGATTGAAGCTAGCGGACCGCGTCCAGACGGAGCAAGCGCTGCGCCGCTGGACGGAGCTGCTGCAGGTCATGTCCGGTGAGGGAGAGAAAGCCGCAGAGTCCATGGTTCATTATGTGGCCATCCATCTCCTCCGGGAGTTGAAGAATATGCATCTATTGGGAGCGGAGCAGGAGGAGCAAATTTGGACCCGGATGGCCGACAGCAGGGGTCTGAAGGATGTGCTGCAGCTGGTCGAGGCGATGATTCGCGATTGTCTGGCCCACACGTCATCGCAGAAGTCGAGCGAGCTGCTCATGCATGCGGCCACCGATTATATAGACCGCCACCTGACCAGAGATCTCGGGATGGAGGAAGTCGCCGATCACCTGGGCATCAGCTGCAGTTACTTCAGCATGCTCTTCAAGCAGCACACCGGCATGACCTTCGTCGAATATATCACAGCCGGGCGCATGGAGCTGGCGAAGTCGATGCTGTGTCACACGGACAAGAGCATCGCCCAGGTCGGAGCGCTAAGCGGCTATGCGGATCGCAGGTATTTCACGAAGGTGTTCCACAAATATGTAGGCGTTACGCCGCGGGAATGGAAAGAGCATGCGATTCCACGAAAGTGA
- a CDS encoding cache domain-containing sensor histidine kinase: MSIRFKLFAAFFLFILLPFCLSGLGAYWFVSDFIEKKYSQQAELTLRALSQNVEFIFGEMNKVTDSTIASTALQELLDNRGYDLKHLTETDYLELNQIQKSFRELLINHPSVSFAFMYTLHDERILPIFAKGNFAALPFEEFQRQPLYQSVLERDGLPRWVGPYEYPRLTGADPVFTQIRLVKDIDTLRDKGILLVQMKQSGLENLFRYFRYRQEEYDTRFLIVNEQGLILYDSAGEMGGERMQAYTTAQLHDGGGYVSDRLVFAEEESILSSIPVGEEQWRLVSLTSWHSLSREITAYAKVVAAITGLCLLSALAFLMFSVNRIAKSIVRIVRSMRRVEDGELHIRVREEGRDELSLLAQGLNSLIERVHALLGKVKQEQQLKNKAELRVLQAQIKPHFLFNTLESINVLAARNEGRKVSEMVQRLGVLLRISFQEQERIPLRQELAHLRSYLDIQMFRFEDLFAYELDVPEELLGCYLPKLTLQPLVENALQHGFEGIVYKGLIRIRGELEKNQLVLYVEDNGIGMDAQTLSRFSYIAEDVGDATVQPSAGPAHAERRGLGLRSVADRIRIEYGSAYGLWICSHSGRGTTIKCVLPNSPDAANASNVPNTPNAPNVRNDLNAPNASNSSHAS; this comes from the coding sequence ATGTCCATACGGTTCAAGCTGTTTGCTGCTTTTTTTCTGTTTATTTTGCTTCCTTTTTGCCTGTCGGGCCTGGGCGCCTACTGGTTCGTCTCGGATTTCATTGAGAAAAAATACTCGCAGCAGGCGGAGCTGACGCTGCGCGCGCTGAGCCAGAACGTGGAGTTTATCTTCGGGGAGATGAACAAGGTGACGGACAGCACGATTGCCAGCACAGCGCTGCAGGAGCTGCTGGACAACCGGGGCTACGACTTGAAGCATCTGACGGAAACGGACTACCTGGAGCTGAACCAAATTCAGAAAAGCTTTCGCGAGCTGTTGATCAACCATCCTTCTGTCAGCTTCGCCTTTATGTACACGCTGCACGATGAACGGATACTGCCGATTTTCGCCAAGGGGAATTTCGCGGCGCTGCCATTCGAGGAGTTCCAGCGGCAGCCGCTTTATCAGAGCGTGCTGGAGAGAGACGGGCTGCCGAGATGGGTCGGGCCGTATGAATATCCGCGGCTGACCGGCGCGGACCCTGTGTTTACCCAGATACGCCTCGTTAAGGACATTGATACGCTGCGGGACAAGGGGATCCTGTTGGTTCAGATGAAGCAGTCGGGCTTGGAAAATTTATTTCGCTATTTTCGCTACAGGCAGGAAGAGTACGACACCCGCTTTCTTATAGTGAATGAACAGGGCCTGATCCTGTATGACAGCGCGGGGGAAATGGGCGGGGAACGAATGCAGGCGTATACGACCGCGCAGCTGCACGACGGGGGCGGATATGTAAGCGACCGGTTGGTGTTCGCAGAAGAGGAGAGCATTCTGTCGAGCATTCCGGTTGGCGAGGAGCAGTGGCGGCTCGTCTCGCTGACCTCCTGGCATTCGCTGTCCAGGGAGATCACTGCGTATGCCAAAGTCGTCGCGGCCATTACGGGCCTGTGTCTGCTCAGCGCTCTGGCGTTTCTGATGTTCTCGGTGAATCGCATCGCCAAGTCGATTGTACGTATCGTGCGATCCATGCGCCGGGTGGAGGACGGAGAGCTGCACATTCGTGTCCGCGAGGAAGGACGCGATGAACTTAGTCTGCTGGCGCAAGGCCTTAACAGTCTGATTGAGCGGGTCCATGCGCTGCTTGGCAAGGTGAAGCAAGAGCAGCAGCTGAAGAACAAGGCCGAGCTTCGTGTGCTGCAGGCCCAGATCAAGCCGCACTTCTTGTTCAATACGCTGGAATCGATCAATGTGCTGGCCGCTCGGAATGAGGGGCGGAAGGTGAGCGAGATGGTGCAGCGGCTGGGCGTGCTGCTGCGCATCAGCTTTCAGGAGCAGGAGCGCATTCCGCTGAGGCAGGAGCTTGCGCATCTGCGCAGCTACTTGGATATCCAGATGTTTCGCTTCGAGGACTTGTTCGCTTATGAGCTTGACGTGCCAGAGGAGCTGCTTGGCTGCTATCTGCCGAAGCTGACCTTGCAGCCGCTTGTCGAGAACGCTCTACAGCATGGCTTCGAGGGAATTGTGTATAAAGGCTTGATCCGCATTCGCGGGGAGCTTGAGAAGAACCAGCTTGTGCTGTATGTCGAGGACAACGGCATTGGCATGGATGCACAGACACTGTCGCGCTTTTCCTATATAGCGGAGGATGTGGGCGATGCAACGGTGCAGCCGTCAGCGGGTCCGGCGCATGCCGAGCGGCGAGGGCTCGGTCTGCGCAGTGTGGCGGACCGCATTCGCATTGAATACGGGAGCGCCTACGGCTTGTGGATTTGTTCCCATTCGGGGCGAGGTACGACGATCAAGTGTGTCCTGCCGAATTCGCCGGACGCTGCAAATGCTTCGAATGTACCGAATACGCCGAATGCACCGAATGTGCGAAATGATCTGAATGCACCGAATGCATCAAATTCGTCGCATGCATCCTGA